The region ATTTCTTTTCCCTAGCAGTCGTGACAGATGTTTCAATATAGTCTAGAACCAATTTACCTTTATTATTGAATGCTCCTGTTTTTGTTTTATAAGTAAAATATATCCAGCACTCATTTGAATTAACAAAATGTAAATTCATATTTCTAGGCATTGGATTTGTTTTGTGCCAAATTCCAGTGGTTTTATAATAAAAACCAAATTCATTTGCTATTTCAACAAGAGTTTCAACCCTTAATATTGACATAAAAACTATCATGGAAGCACCATTCTTAAGTATACTACTTGATTCTTTAAAAACAATC is a window of Streptobacillus felis DNA encoding:
- a CDS encoding DNA-methyltransferase; translated protein: MIVFMSILRVETLVEIANEFGFYYKTTGIWHKTNPMPRNMNLHFVNSNECWIYFTYKTKTGAFNNKGKLVLDYIETSVTTAREKKLGKHPTQKPIILFEHFIRLLSNEGDLAVDTFLGSGSSAIASYRLNRNFIGVELEEKYAKLANMRVEDEKTSY